A genomic segment from Torulaspora delbrueckii CBS 1146 chromosome 3, complete genome encodes:
- the MSF1 gene encoding phenylalanine--tRNA ligase (similar to Saccharomyces cerevisiae MSF1 (YPR047W); ancestral locus Anc_3.328): MALRSVGIKWRGCLRLYSSVSGSVEVNGTKYAANAVYTNITPSIVELTHRSLHLSESHPVGILREAIEKKLNSTDAAFSVYNQFKPVVTVHENFDSLGFPQDHPGRSKSDTYYVNEKHLLRTHTSAHEMECFGRIAKGDSSKTGFLISADVYRRDEIDRTHYPVFHQMEGCRVWKRQNPSAEGEEPAHIVQLREDLAKLEKQLAEQATKIVVEDDCTLEGNPKQEHMTDLEVDLCSRHLKRSIELIMAEVFERKLESLRKSNTDVSEIPNVLKVRWIKAYFPWTAPSWEIEVWWQGDWLELCGCGLAQEDVLKLAGFEPESHISWAFGLGLDRIAMLLFEIPDIRLFWTKDQRFHEQFQKGVINTFQPYSKYPGTLRDVAFWLPEESSLKVHENDVMEIVRNVAGDLVENVKLVDEFVHPKSGRKSLCYRINYQSMDRNLTNSEVNDLQDQVSQELAKKYNVQLR, translated from the coding sequence ATGGCATTGAGAAGTGTGGGAATCAAATGGCGAGGATGCCTTAGATTGTATTCATCCGTCTCTGGTAGTGTTGAGGTTAATGGTACAAAGTATGCTGCTAACGCCGTCTACACGAATATAACGCCGTCAATCGTGGAATTGACTCATCGTTCGCTACATTTAAGTGAATCACATCCCGTGGGAATTTTACGTGAGGCCATcgagaagaaactgaacTCAACTGATGCTGCTTTTTCAGTTTACAATCAATTCAAACCAGTGGTTACAGTACATGAGAATTTTGACTCGTTAGGTTTTCCTCAAGATCACCCAGGGAGATCCAAATCAGACACATATTATGTTAATGAAAAGCATCTGCTTAGGACTCATACCTCTGCGCATGAGATGGAGTGTTTTGGTAGAATTGCAAAGGGTGATAGCAGTAAAACAGGTTTTCTAATATCTGCAGATGTCTACAGAagagatgagattgatAGAACTCACTACCCTGTTTTCCACCAGATGGAAGGCTGTCGCGTTTGGAAACGTCAGAATCCTAGTGCTGAAGGCGAGGAACCAGCTCATATTGTACAATTACGAGAAGACCTTGCTAAGCTAGAGAAACAATTAGCCGAGCAAGCTACAAAAATTGTGGTCGAAGATGATTGCACTTTAGAAGGGAATCCCAAACAGGAGCATATGACTGATTTGGAGGTCGATTTATGTTCACGACACTTAAAAAGATCCATTGAGTTGATCATGGCTGAGGTATTCGAGAGAAAATTGGAGAGTTTAAGAAAATCGAATACAGATGTTTCGGAGATTCCAAATGTCTTGAAGGTTCGCTGGATAAAGGCATACTTTCCATGGACTGCTCCATCTTGGGAGATCGAAGTGTGGTGGCAAGGCGATTGGCTCGAGTTGTGTGGCTGTGGGCTTGCTCAAGAAGACGTCCTAAAATTGGCTGGATTCGAACCTGAGAGCCACATTTCATGGGCCTTTGGCCTCGGCCTTGACCGTATTGCTATGCTCTTATTTGAGATTCCTGATATCAGGTTATTCTGGACAAAAGATCAACGTTTTCATGagcaatttcaaaaaggtGTAATTAACACCTTCCAACCCTATTCGAAATATCCAGGCACTCTAAGAGATGTTGCATTTTGGCTACCCGAAGAATCAAGCCTGAAGGTCCACGAAAATGATGTAATGGAGATTGTCAGAAATGTTGCCGGTGATCTGgttgaaaatgtcaagttagttgatgaatttgttcACCCCAAATCTGGGAGAAAGTCTCTTTGCTACAGAATCAACTACCAATCAATGGACAGAAATCTAACTAACAGTGAAGTAAACGATTTACAAGACCAAGTTTCTCAAGAACTAGCTAAAAAATACAACGTCCAATTGAGATAA
- the TMA46 gene encoding translation machinery-associated protein TMA46 (similar to Saccharomyces cerevisiae TMA46 (YOR091W); ancestral locus Anc_2.194) has product MPPKRNQQQTKKKDNVDKTFGMKNKNRSTRVQKYIKQVESQSNPEKEDLKRQRYEAKKRQEAEEAERRALFNPALDQRVRAGVDPKTVVCAMFKIGNCNKGARCKFSHDLSMGRKVEKKDLYSDVRKEKEQDTMDNWDEDKLRDVILSKHGNPKTTTEKVCKFFIEAVENGKYGWFWTCPNGGDKCMYRHSLPEGFVLKTNEQKRMEREALENQPKITLEEFIETEREKLDKTKLTPITMENFAKWKRNHIIEKNNAESKEAEKKKPCGREVLLKLFVENKKFDENDLADATQGSEWDLSEFTKALNETDDIKDYGDGSNPNFDIIKKENNTASA; this is encoded by the coding sequence ATGCCACCAAaaagaaatcaacaacaaaccAAAAAGAAGGACAATGTCGACAAGACGTTCGGGATGAAAAATAAGAACAGGTCGACTAGAGTTCAAAAGTACATCAAGCAAGTTGAATCGCAGAGTAATCCCGAGAAAGAGGATTTAAAACGTCAGAGATATgaagcaaagaagagacagGAGGCAGAAGAAGCCGAGAGACGTGCTCTTTTCAACCCTGCACTTGACCAAAGAGTGCGTGCAGGTGTTGATCCCAAGACAGTTGTCTGTGCCATGTTTAAGATCGGTAACTGTAACAAAGGTGCCAGATGTAAATTTTCGCATGATCTAAGCATGGGTAGAaaagtggaaaagaaggatttGTACAGTGATGTTAGaaaggagaaagaacaagataCAATGGATAATTGGGATGAGGATAAATTGAGGGATGTGATCTTGTCCAAGCACGGCAATCCAAAGACAACCACCGAGaaagtttgcaaatttttcattgaagCAGTGGAGAACGGTAAATACGGTTGGTTCTGGACTTGTCCCAATGGTGGTGATAAATGTATGTACAGACACTCACTTCCTGAGGGTTTCGTGTTGAAGACGAATGAGCAAAAAAGAATGGAAAGAGAAGCATTGGAAAATCAACCAAAGATtactttggaagagtttATTGAGACCGAAAGAGAAAAGCTGGACAAGACTAAGTTGACACCGATTACAATGGAAAATTTTGCCAAATGGAAGAGAAACCACATTATCGAAAAGAATAATGCAGAAAgcaaagaagctgagaagaagaaaccttgTGGGCGTGAAGTCTTGTTGAAACTATTTGTtgagaacaagaaattcGATGAGAACGATTTGGCCGACGCGACCCAGGGTTCTGAATGGGATCTTTCAGAGTTTACCAAGGCTCTCAATGAAACAGATGATATCAAAGATTATGGTGATGGTAGTAACCCCAATTTTGATATTATTAAGAAGGAGAACAATACTGCATCAGCCTGA
- the PTC5 gene encoding type 2C protein phosphatase PTC5 (similar to Saccharomyces cerevisiae PTC5 (YOR090C); ancestral locus Anc_2.195) has product MSLLVRSTALKRTSRTLLKCLSKKNFEKLIYRTYLADNGKFNTSNHIKKSNAFPYTRDLNLALLSGGVLILSYSYFSSKSVVSLDTVKGLRHYSSNTDGQDPSQQNGAKESGSQTANSSSGDSLVLLTEQEVNARLRDRQKSFLVNRGKGIVRYDVSQLPSNHPIEDNHVEQVITVPVSSDDSQPEDLYFFGIFDGHSGSFTSTKLSQDLVRYVAQRLGQFYEEEGGFLASSSKMDNAIVQAFEQLDNDIVYGSLRKLFREPTKENMVGCLPAISGSCALLTAYNSLNSTVKVAVSGDSRALIAGLDKNGEWVVRSLSTDQTGDNPEEVERIRSEHPGEPNAVRNGRVLGSLQPSRAFGDYRYKVKDVDGKTLADLPEHVRIYFRSKPRDFLTPPYVTARPEITTTKIDSDTKFMVLGSDGLFELLSNEEIAGLVVKWIERNSGLKPALQSPENKLPHITDLSPDKESLRPAFRYKSRKDSEGFLMEDKNVATHLIRNALSAGGSKEYVSTLVSIPSPMSRKYRDDLTVTVVFFGESDQTNDGTIQTNFEATTQPKSKL; this is encoded by the coding sequence ATGTCGCTTCTAGTACGGTCTACCGCGTTGAAGCGGACTTCGAGGACTCTATTGAAGTGTCTgtcgaagaagaattttgagaaactgATTTATCGAACGTATCTTGCAGATAATGGGAAGTTTAATACAAGCAACCATATCAAGAAGTCTAATGCTTTTCCATATACAAGGGATTTGAATTTGGCCCTCTTGAGTGGTGGAGTTTTAATTCTGAGTTATTCTtacttctcttcaaaaagtGTTGTCTCATTGGACACCGTTAAGGGACTGAGGCACTATTCAAGTAATACAGATGGTCAGGATCCCTCACAGCAAAATGGTGCTAAGGAAAGTGGGTCACAAACTGCTAACTCAAGCTCTGGGGACTCGCTTGTGCTGTTGACAGAGCAAGAAGTTAATGCAAGATTACGGGATCGGCAAAAGAGTTTCTTGGTGAACCGTGGTAAAGGTATTGTACGATATGATGTATCGCAATTGCCTTCTAACCATCCAATCGAGGACAATCACGTTGAACAGGTCATTACCGTACCGGTCTCTTCGGATGACAGCCAACCGGAGGATCTTTACTTCTTTGGGATCTTCGACGGCCACAGTGGTTCATTCACTTCCACAAAGCTATCTCAGGACCTCGTAAGGTATGTTGCACAAAGATTAGGTCAATTTTACGAGGAAGAAGGGGGTTTCCTGGCCTCATCTTCTAAAATGGATAACGCCATCGTGCAGGCTTTCGAACAGCTAGATAACGATATTGTCTATGGCTCTTTGCGGAAGCTGTTCCGCGAGCCTACAAAGGAAAACATGGTCGGCTGTTTGCCAGCAATCTCAGGCTCCTGTGCTCTCCTGACAGCTTATAATTCCTTGAATTCTACTGTCAAAGTTGCTGTTAGTGGAGATTCAAGAGCCTTGATTGCAGGTTTAGACAAAAACGGTGAGTGGGTAGTTAGATCCTTATCAACAGATCAAACCGGTGATAATCCTGAAGAAGTAGAAAGAATCCGCTCGGAGCATCCTGGAGAACCTAATGCTGTTCGCAATGGAAGAGTTTTGGGCTCGTTGCAACCCTCAAGAGCGTTTGGTGACTACCGTTATAAGGTCAAAGATGTTGACGGTAAAACTTTAGCCGATTTACCAGAACATGTCCGCATTTATTTTAGATCGAAACCAAGAGATTTTCTGACCCCACCATACGTCACTGCAAGGCCAGAGATCACCACTACCAAGATTGATTCAGATACAAAATTCATGGTTCTTGGTTCCGATGGGTTATTCGAACTCCTCAGTAATGAGGAAATTGCGGGCCTTGTTGTCAAGTGGATTGAACGTAACAGCGGACTGAAACCGGCGCTGCAATCTCCAGAGAACAAGCTTCCTCATATTACAGATCTATCACCTGATAAGGAATCATTGAGGCCAGCATTCAGATACAAGAGCCGTAAGGACTCCGAAGGATTTCTGATGGAGGACAAGAACGTGGCCACTCATTTGATCAGGAACGCTCTCAGTGCAGGAGGTAGCAAAGAATATGTTTCTACGTTGGTCAGTATTCCATCGCCCATGAGTAGAAAATACAGAGACGATTTAACCGTTACGGTCGTGTTCTTCGGTGAATCCGACCAGACCAACGATGGAACCATACaaaccaattttgaagcCACTACTCAgccaaaatcaaaactCTAA
- the VPS21 gene encoding Rab family GTPase VPS21 (similar to Saccharomyces cerevisiae YPT53 (YNL093W) and VPS21 (YOR089C); ancestral locus Anc_2.196), protein MNSSITSVKLVLLGEAAVGKSSIVLRFVSNDFTENKEPTIGAAFLTQRVNIGDETVKFEIWDTAGQERFASLAPMYYRNAQAALVVYDVTKPQSFIKARHWVKELHEQASKGIIIALVGNKIDVLESGEERKVAREEAEKLAEEENLLYFETSAKTGENVNEVFLAIGEKIPLKKAEDQANQQHGLRITDDQRIDLASSTNGPVKASGCNC, encoded by the coding sequence ATGAATTCATCTATTACATCTGTCAAACTTGTGTTACTGGGAGAAGCAGCAGTAGGAAAGTCTTCCATTGTGTTGAGATTTGTCTCTAACGATTTCACTGAAAATAAAGAGCCCACCATCGGAGCTGCGTTTCTTACCCAGAGGGTTAATATTGGCGATGAGACCGTGAAGTTTGAAATATGGGATACCGCTGGTCAGGAAAGATTTGCGTCTTTGGCTCCTATGTACTACAGAAATGCGCAGGCTGCTTTGGTGGTATACGATGTGACAAAACCacaatctttcatcaaggCTCGTCACTGGGTTAAGGAATTACATGAGCAAGCTAGCAAGGGCATTATCATTGCTTTGGTTGGTAACAAAATTGATGTGCTAGAGAGTGGCGAAGAGAGGAAAGTTGCTCGTGAAGAGgctgaaaaattggcaGAAGAGGAGAATCTGTTGTATTTCGAAACAAGTGCCAAGACCGGtgaaaatgtcaatgaAGTGTTTTTAGCGATTGGTGAAAAGATTCCTCTCAAAAAGGCAGAAGATCAGGCGAACCAACAGCATGGCCTGAGGATCACTGACGACCAGAGGATAGATTTGGCTTCCTCTACCAACGGCCCAGTGAAGGCCAGTGGTTGCAATTGTTAG
- the APP1 gene encoding phosphatidate phosphatase APP1 (similar to Saccharomyces cerevisiae APP1 (YNL094W); ancestral locus Anc_2.193), with protein MNQYGQNMNMKSNIGGNDGALLNKRQRLLNLMKNTKDSYMHGWSSGLPQRTLDSIRGTDSENPPDSNLPLDMDIQFYPTYTTKSEEGYETMVRLAVFSPGNPASRRNRILLSLCKQYLRPANPEAVDDANESKFDDPSTSESTLTAKSSASTLTLNGLHDNGSPAPDELDVLKSRIAGFMIRKIPNLPIIIDLLSREGPGYYDTTLATTNNIGNISLRIRSEFLPTDIRITLDTPTDFPKVITHRFPCNFIKPNGYGVISDIDDTIKHTGVTGDKRSMFRSVFLNDINTWLINDVSRWYKKLKELFQADFFYVSNSPVQTYPTLYQYVSNHFPAGPLFLKQYTGNLLSSIMTSSANRKLGAITQILKDFPNKKFILIGDSGEQDFEAYLSTASQYQEQICGIYIRCCKDSLSDMGLRETEVMHELNDIISEQYLSHKSKETRKKRPPPPVSLLKPDLSPEQQKEIKESRLKPKNRDLPTLPPRPSEVQDLESSVYCTPSTQNDYGTYNQFFDKKADAWRSRVLNGVRTLKSLNKDKPIRVMFFTDPKVPLEDYVNEVQRE; from the coding sequence ATGAACCAATATGGTCAGAACATGAATATGAAATCAAATATAGGAGGCAATGATGGGGCTTTGCTGAACAAGCGACAGCGACTTTTaaatctgatgaagaatacCAAGGATTCGTATATGCACGGCTGGTCATCAGGTCTCCCACAAAGAACTCTAGATAGCATTAGAGGCACGGACTCGGAGAATCCACCGGATTCCAACCTACCGCTGGATATGGATATTCAGTTTTATCCAACCTACACTACAAAGAGTGAAGAAGGCTACGAAACAATGGTACGATTAGCTGTGTTTTCACCAGGAAATCCAGCCAGCAGAAGAAACCGAATCTTACTTTCTTTATGCAAGCAGTATCTAAGGCCAGCGAACCCGGAGGCAGTAGACGATGCGAACGAGTCCAAGTTCGATGACCCTTCAACATCGGAGTCTACGCTAACTGCTAAAAGTAGTGCCTCTACACTAACTCTAAACGGACTCCATGATAACGGATCACCAGCGCCAGATGAGCTTGATGTGCTAAAAAGCAGGATTGCAGGATTCATGATAAGAAAAATACCGAATCTACCGATCATCATAGATCTACTGTCGCGAGAAGGACCGGGCTACTACGATACCACTCTCGCGACGACAAATAATATTGGTAATATATCGCTCAGGATTCGTTCGGAGTTTCTACCGACAGATATAAGAATCACACTTGATACGCCAACTGATTTTCCAAAAGTAATTACTCACCGATTTCCTTGCAACTTCATTAAGCCAAATGGTTATGGTGTAATAAGTGATATCGATGATACAATAAAGCACACGGGTGTCACTGGCGACAAAAGATCGATGTTTCGAAGCGTATTTCTGAATGATATCAACACATGGCTGATAAATGATGTTTCGAGATGGTataaaaagttgaaagaactCTTTCAAGCAGATTTTTTTTATGTTTCCAATTCGCCAGTACAAACATATCCAACATTGTACCAGTATGTCTCTAATCATTTCCCGGCAGGACCTCTTTTTCTCAAGCAGTACACTGGAAATCTACTTTCTAGCATTATGACCTCAAGCGCCAATAGGAAACTTGGCGCCATTACCCAAATTCTAAAGGACTTTCCaaataaaaaattcatACTAATAGGAGATTCTGGTGAACAAGATTTCGAAGCCTACctttcaacagcttctCAGTATCAGGAACAAATATGCGGAATATACATCCGTTGCTGTAAAGATTCCTTGAGTGATATGGGCTTGAGAGAGACCGAGGTAATGCATGAGTTGAACGACATTATCAGTGAGCAGTACTTGTCACATAAAAGCAAAGAGACGCGGAAAAAGAGACCGCCTCCACCTGTATCATTGCTCAAACCCGACCTAAGTCCTGAGCAGCAAaaagagattaaagaaTCCCGTCTCAAGCCCAAAAATAGAGATTTGCCAACTTTGCCTCCCAGGCCTTCAGAGGTTCAAGATCTAGAGTCATCCGTCTATTGTACACCATCAACGCAAAATGACTATGGAACATACAAccaattctttgataagAAAGCAGATGCTTGGAGGAGTAGGGTGTTAAATGGTGTAAGAACGTTAAAATCTCTTAACAAAGACAAACCAATTAGGGTCATGTTTTTTACAGATCCTAAAGTACCACTAGAGGATTACGTGAATGAAGTTCAGCGTGAATGA